A window of the Leucothrix mucor DSM 2157 genome harbors these coding sequences:
- the secG gene encoding preprotein translocase subunit SecG, producing MLYNILLIVQLVVSLGIIGLVLMQHGKGADAGAAFGGGGGGGASGSVFGSQGSGNFLSRSTAILATVFFVNSLLLAWLVAHPEGGTQSVVESVVTSTSQAPEKAVPSAPSDVPVPAAASTPAETASDVPVAPKE from the coding sequence ATGCTCTATAACATTTTATTGATCGTGCAGTTAGTTGTCTCCCTTGGAATTATTGGCTTGGTGCTAATGCAGCACGGTAAAGGAGCTGATGCTGGTGCCGCATTTGGCGGAGGCGGCGGAGGTGGCGCTTCCGGGTCTGTATTCGGTTCTCAAGGTTCGGGTAATTTCCTGAGTCGTTCAACAGCTATCTTAGCGACTGTGTTCTTTGTTAACTCTTTGTTACTGGCTTGGTTGGTTGCTCATCCAGAAGGTGGTACTCAAAGTGTTGTAGAATCTGTCGTAACAAGTACTAGTCAAGCACCAGAAAAAGCAGTACCATCTGCGCCTTCTGATGTACCGGTGCCAGCGGCGGCCTCAACGCCAGCAGAAACAGCTTCGGATGTTCCTGTCGCACCAAAAGAGTAA